The following are encoded in a window of Hyalangium minutum genomic DNA:
- a CDS encoding ABC transporter ATP-binding protein, which produces MSAIEVTGLRKTYRRAFSRTGNDALRGVDLTVPEGSAFGLIGPNGAGKTTFIKAILGIVQPTGGTVKVLGGSPEDPRIREKIGYLPERLHLPNAWTAVAFLHTVARLKRLKPDRAAELRLLERVGLAHAAGQRIGGYSKGMRQRLGLAAALIGSPSLLVLDEPTDGIDPMGRVEVRAILQEEVRRGTTLFLNSHLLAETERVCDRVAILANGRVLREGRLEELARGGARWAVRFAPGADAGTLASVGFQSAGSEGLFHIEAADPAALNTALDKARAAGALLVELRRDGQDLEAVLTATMGAAA; this is translated from the coding sequence GTGTCCGCTATCGAAGTCACTGGGCTCCGGAAGACGTACCGGCGCGCTTTCTCGCGCACGGGAAATGACGCGTTGCGAGGCGTGGATCTCACCGTACCCGAAGGGAGCGCCTTCGGGCTGATCGGCCCCAACGGAGCGGGAAAGACGACGTTCATCAAGGCCATCCTCGGCATCGTCCAGCCTACGGGCGGGACGGTGAAGGTGCTGGGAGGCTCGCCGGAGGACCCGCGCATCCGTGAGAAGATCGGCTACCTGCCCGAGCGCCTGCACCTGCCCAACGCGTGGACGGCCGTCGCGTTCCTGCACACTGTGGCCAGACTGAAGCGGTTGAAGCCGGACCGAGCCGCGGAGCTGCGGCTGCTGGAACGCGTGGGGCTGGCGCACGCGGCGGGCCAGCGGATTGGTGGGTACTCCAAAGGCATGCGGCAGCGGTTGGGGCTGGCGGCGGCGCTGATCGGCTCCCCTTCCCTGCTGGTGCTGGACGAGCCCACGGACGGCATCGATCCCATGGGCCGGGTGGAGGTGCGCGCGATCCTCCAGGAGGAGGTGCGGCGCGGCACCACGCTGTTCCTGAACTCGCACCTGCTGGCGGAGACGGAGCGCGTGTGTGATCGGGTGGCGATCCTCGCGAACGGGCGGGTGCTGCGAGAGGGTCGGCTGGAGGAACTGGCACGCGGCGGGGCGCGATGGGCGGTGCGCTTCGCGCCGGGGGCGGACGCGGGGACACTGGCCTCAGTGGGCTTCCAGTCAGCAGGCTCGGAGGGGCTGTTCCACATCGAGGCGGCGGACCCGGCGGCCTTGAACACGGCGCTGGACAAGGCGCGGGCGGCGGGTGCGCTGCTGGTGGAGCTGAGGCGGGACGGACAGGATCTCGAGGCCGTGCTGACGGCCACGATGGGAGCGGCGGCATGA
- a CDS encoding 5' nucleotidase, NT5C type, protein MKRSELVALVDMDGTLCDYEGAMARDLEKIRNPQEPPLKMREHHSVPWLRERVELIRRQPGWWAGLERLKLGFDVLEELRALEFELHILTKGPAQATSAWTEKLQWCQRHVPDARVTVTMDKGLVYGKVLVDDWPEYIERWLTWRPRGLVIMPAQPWNEDFQHPNVLRYDGRNLDVVKTSLRAVKERALALPPDDVPPLPES, encoded by the coding sequence ATGAAGCGCTCGGAGTTGGTGGCGCTCGTCGACATGGACGGGACGCTGTGCGACTACGAGGGGGCGATGGCGCGGGATCTGGAGAAAATCCGGAACCCACAGGAGCCGCCGCTGAAGATGCGAGAGCACCACTCGGTTCCGTGGTTAAGGGAGCGGGTAGAGCTGATCCGGCGGCAGCCGGGCTGGTGGGCGGGGTTGGAGCGGCTGAAGCTGGGCTTCGACGTGCTGGAGGAGCTTCGGGCACTGGAATTCGAACTCCACATCCTGACGAAGGGGCCGGCGCAGGCGACGAGCGCCTGGACGGAGAAGCTGCAGTGGTGCCAGCGGCACGTACCGGACGCACGCGTGACGGTGACGATGGACAAGGGCTTGGTGTACGGGAAAGTGCTGGTGGATGACTGGCCCGAGTACATCGAGCGCTGGCTCACCTGGCGGCCGCGGGGCCTGGTGATCATGCCCGCGCAGCCCTGGAACGAGGACTTCCAGCATCCGAACGTGCTGCGCTACGACGGGAGGAACCTGGACGTGGTGAAGACGAGCCTGCGGGCCGTAAAGGAGCGGGCGCTGGCGCTGCCGCCCGACGATGTCCCGCCGCTCCCCGAGAGTTGA
- a CDS encoding YkgJ family cysteine cluster protein, giving the protein MSLSTLCQRCGLCCDGNLFSSLPLRRSEVEPMRRLSLPVVERTDGTPGIEQRCAALDGRCCTVYAERPEACRRYRCHLLTAAAEGEVSVEEALGVVDEAHARIRAVEAALPLERLGSPQAVLQRARHEDQPENGGPLPRETQELWNQAESHLDRHFRGRHRRM; this is encoded by the coding sequence ATGTCCCTCTCCACCTTGTGCCAGCGCTGTGGGCTCTGCTGCGACGGGAACCTGTTCTCGTCGCTGCCGTTGCGCCGCTCTGAGGTGGAGCCAATGCGGCGGCTCTCACTACCCGTGGTGGAGCGGACAGATGGAACGCCGGGGATCGAGCAACGCTGTGCGGCGTTGGATGGGCGGTGCTGCACGGTGTACGCGGAGCGTCCCGAGGCCTGCCGCCGCTACCGCTGCCACCTGCTGACGGCGGCGGCCGAAGGCGAGGTCTCAGTGGAGGAGGCACTGGGAGTGGTGGATGAGGCTCACGCGCGCATCCGAGCCGTCGAAGCCGCCCTACCCCTGGAGCGCCTGGGTTCTCCCCAAGCGGTGCTACAGCGTGCGAGACACGAAGACCAACCGGAAAACGGCGGTCCCCTGCCCCGCGAGACGCAGGAACTCTGGAATCAGGCGGAGAGCCATCTCGACCGCCACTTCCGAGGCCGACACCGCCGGATGTGA
- a CDS encoding RHS repeat-associated core domain-containing protein, translated as MVFTSPEEGSTLHGTVQTIALTYDDPSGVAPGSFRLLVNGQDLSSQLSAGERGAQGTVTLAAGALTLVARVEDTAGNPAEATLHVTVRPELEEVVTPVSETAVTPFIEATAFLYTGPHAIQTGVAEGTIDPKRVAVLRGHVKGREGNPLVGVKVSVLGHPEFGATLTRANGMFDMAVNGGVPLTLQYELAGYMPSQRQEQPAWQNYAWLEDVVLVGADAQVTPVQFGGGSTGMQVAQGAPVTDADGTRRATLLFPPNTQVSMELPDGSTQTLSTGHVRATEYTVGERGPDAMPGDLPPTSGYTYAVELSVDEAQAAGAVEVRFTQPVPLYVDNFLNFPVGSVVPAGYYDRRSGVWKPSDNGRVVKILGINANVAVLDVNGDGIADGPDVLVPLGILDDELQQLGRLYPAGKTLWRTPIVHFTPWDCNWPYGPPLDAEAPIQSPPQAEKPEEKPDAVCGSIIECQTQTLGEAIELVGAPFGLHYRSDRVPGRKTNYRLKVPLSGASLPASLRRMVLEVEIAGQRFTHTFPAAVNQQYTFEWDGKDAYGRVLQGEWPAKVRVGYVYSLIYQQPAEFGQAFGRISGIPFTAAQDTREMTLWQDWESSLGTFKSSSQGLGGWTLDVQHAYDAMGKVLYLGYGQRRSSLDLNQRVITTVAGTGVPGSGGDGGPATQSQLLSPEGIAVGRDGSLFIVDSANHRIRKVSPAGTITTVAGTGVPGYSGDGGSATQAQFRSPQDIAVDAENNLFIVDTGNFSIRKVNSQGIITTVVGTGNRGYSGNGGPATQARLYGPQGIALGSDGSLFIADDHRIRKVGPDGVITTAVGKCASGFSGDGGSATQARLNLPQKIALDSAGNLWIADTGNHRVRKVSPHGIITTVAGTSSPGYSGDGGPATQARLLEPRGIAVDLSGTLFIADAGNHRIRKVSPDGIITTVTGTGFPASGGSGGPVAQAQVHTPRGLALSPEGSLFISEWSGQRIRKVSSSLPGFGSEDLIIPSEDGGEVYVFNSSGRHLRTLDALTKSVRFEFGYDEAGRLMTVKDEDGLISRVERDASGKPLTIVAPHGQRTTLGLDGNGYLSSVTNPASETIELAHTAGGLLTSLKDPRGGLHTFEYEPDGRLKKDNQPGGGFKALARTETANGYNVAVSTAMGRTTTYAVQNLSSGEQQRTLTGAAGQVSTTLRNSNGTTAVTAADGTLVTTVEGPDARFGMQVPLVSSQTVKLPSGLTQNFSHSRTVTLTNPQDVLSLSTLTDVLTVNGLTTTLTYEASTRKLTQQSPMRKQVTTTYDDKGKVVKVEVPGILPVTYDYDTEGQLRLLAQGTRSSTFTYKPEGYLNTVTDALGRTASFSYDLAGRVRGQALPGNRQVNFDYDANGNLKTLVPSGQPAHSFTYTPTDAEEDYTPPSLTGVPRVHTHSEYNVDRQWKQSTYPDGADVQAFYEDNATSKKGRLQILTATPPSSSRYSARTLQAVYYPVSGYLQSLTDSQGASLNYVYDGALLKQVTWSTGVSGSVSYNYDAFFRPFSLSINGANPVVYAYDEDGLMKQAGSMVLVRSPTNGVLTDTTLGQVSTTIVPNAYGEIESLSTSWGSVSLYSVQLRRDAVGRIDRKFETVQGTTHTYVYTYDAAGRLEDLQEDGTVISHATYDNGGAGNGNRTALVVGGVTRTASYDAQDRLLTFGNATYTYGPSGDLQSKQVGTQSTTYVYDSLGNLHSATLPNGTRIAYVVDAQSRRVGKMVNGALTQGFLYDGQLRVIAELNSSNQVVSRFVYATQGHSPDYMVKGGTTYRIISDHLGSPRLVVDIANGNVAQRLDYDVWGNVLADSNPGFQPFGFAGGLYDRDTKLTRFGARDYDAETGRWTTKDPIRFAGGDTNFYVYVANQPHMHVDPSGLFAVPIGAIVAAVGIVIAKDLHYNRNQYNRVVSYEFASKSWIPVPADKAVYHQHGLGNERNKKFISPNGHCEVVFRDGQLVTDPANIGTYNFGSDQGSALHLLLDVVPYYFWGNSPDDPTPFPDRVLGPRGAKELKDWGRSWIPEELWR; from the coding sequence TTGGTCTTCACGAGCCCCGAGGAGGGAAGCACGCTCCATGGCACCGTCCAGACCATCGCACTGACCTATGACGATCCCTCGGGGGTGGCGCCTGGCTCTTTCCGGCTGCTGGTGAATGGGCAGGACCTCTCCTCTCAGCTCTCCGCTGGGGAGAGGGGGGCGCAGGGGACCGTGACGCTGGCCGCCGGGGCACTCACGCTGGTGGCCCGGGTGGAGGACACCGCTGGCAATCCGGCGGAAGCCACGCTCCATGTAACGGTGCGTCCAGAACTGGAAGAGGTGGTAACGCCCGTGAGTGAGACGGCGGTAACGCCGTTCATCGAAGCCACCGCGTTTCTCTACACGGGCCCCCATGCGATCCAGACAGGGGTTGCCGAGGGGACGATTGACCCGAAGCGGGTGGCGGTGCTTCGCGGACACGTGAAGGGGAGAGAGGGCAACCCCCTGGTAGGGGTGAAGGTGTCCGTGCTGGGCCATCCGGAGTTTGGGGCCACGCTGACGCGAGCCAACGGCATGTTCGACATGGCCGTGAATGGAGGCGTGCCGCTCACCTTGCAGTACGAACTGGCGGGGTACATGCCCTCTCAGCGCCAGGAGCAACCGGCCTGGCAGAACTACGCCTGGCTCGAGGATGTGGTGCTGGTGGGCGCCGATGCCCAGGTGACCCCAGTGCAGTTTGGTGGGGGCAGCACGGGGATGCAGGTGGCGCAAGGCGCTCCCGTTACGGACGCGGACGGGACACGGCGGGCGACCCTGCTCTTTCCTCCCAACACCCAGGTGAGCATGGAGCTGCCCGATGGGAGCACGCAGACGCTCTCCACGGGGCACGTGCGCGCCACTGAGTACACCGTGGGAGAGCGAGGGCCGGACGCGATGCCGGGAGATCTGCCGCCCACCAGCGGCTACACCTATGCGGTGGAGCTGAGCGTGGACGAGGCCCAGGCCGCCGGGGCCGTGGAGGTCCGCTTCACGCAGCCGGTGCCGCTGTACGTGGACAACTTCCTGAACTTCCCGGTGGGGAGCGTGGTGCCGGCGGGCTACTACGACAGGAGGTCTGGGGTGTGGAAGCCCTCGGACAACGGCCGTGTGGTGAAGATCCTCGGCATCAATGCGAACGTGGCCGTGTTGGATGTGAATGGGGATGGGATCGCGGACGGGCCTGATGTGCTGGTGCCCCTGGGCATCCTGGATGATGAACTGCAGCAGTTGGGGCGGCTGTACCCGGCGGGGAAGACGCTTTGGCGCACCCCCATCGTCCACTTCACGCCGTGGGATTGTAACTGGCCTTACGGTCCGCCCCTGGATGCAGAGGCGCCCATTCAGTCACCTCCTCAGGCGGAGAAGCCCGAGGAGAAGCCCGATGCCGTCTGCGGGTCGATCATCGAGTGCCAGACCCAGACCTTGGGGGAAGCCATTGAGCTCGTGGGTGCTCCGTTCGGCTTGCATTACAGGAGCGACCGGGTGCCGGGGCGGAAGACGAACTACCGGCTGAAGGTTCCCCTGAGCGGCGCCTCTCTGCCCGCCAGTCTCAGGCGGATGGTGCTGGAGGTGGAGATTGCTGGGCAGCGGTTTACGCACACGTTCCCCGCCGCCGTGAATCAGCAATACACCTTCGAGTGGGATGGGAAGGACGCGTATGGGCGCGTCTTGCAAGGGGAGTGGCCCGCGAAGGTTCGCGTTGGCTATGTCTACTCGCTCATCTACCAACAGCCTGCGGAGTTTGGGCAGGCCTTCGGACGGATTTCGGGTATCCCCTTCACGGCTGCTCAAGACACGCGTGAGATGACGCTGTGGCAGGATTGGGAGAGCAGTCTGGGGACGTTCAAGTCTTCGTCGCAGGGGCTGGGAGGATGGACCCTCGATGTCCAGCACGCCTATGACGCCATGGGGAAGGTCCTCTATCTGGGGTATGGGCAGCGCCGCAGCTCATTGGACCTCAATCAGCGCGTCATCACGACCGTCGCTGGAACAGGCGTGCCGGGCTCTGGAGGGGATGGAGGGCCCGCGACGCAGTCCCAGCTCTTGTCGCCTGAAGGGATCGCGGTCGGCCGGGATGGCAGCCTCTTCATTGTGGACAGTGCGAATCATCGTATCCGCAAGGTGAGCCCGGCTGGGACGATCACGACCGTCGCTGGAACCGGAGTGCCGGGCTACAGCGGAGATGGTGGGAGCGCGACTCAGGCCCAGTTCCGGTCTCCGCAAGACATCGCGGTGGATGCGGAGAACAACCTGTTCATTGTCGATACGGGGAACTTCAGCATCCGGAAGGTCAACTCTCAGGGGATCATCACCACCGTGGTGGGCACTGGGAACCGGGGGTACAGCGGAAATGGTGGGCCCGCCACGCAAGCACGACTGTATGGCCCCCAGGGAATCGCGCTGGGAAGCGATGGAAGCCTCTTCATTGCGGATGATCACCGCATCCGGAAGGTAGGTCCGGATGGGGTGATCACAACGGCTGTCGGGAAGTGCGCTTCTGGATTCAGTGGCGATGGTGGGTCGGCCACCCAGGCGCGGCTGAACCTCCCGCAGAAGATCGCGCTGGATTCAGCGGGAAATCTCTGGATTGCCGATACAGGAAATCACCGTGTTCGTAAGGTGAGCCCTCACGGCATCATCACCACCGTGGCGGGGACGTCGAGTCCTGGCTACAGCGGAGATGGCGGGCCGGCCACGCAGGCTCGGTTGCTTGAGCCCCGAGGGATTGCGGTTGACCTGAGTGGCACTCTGTTCATCGCTGATGCAGGGAACCATCGCATCCGCAAAGTGAGCCCCGATGGCATCATCACCACGGTGACGGGGACGGGGTTTCCCGCTTCGGGTGGAAGTGGGGGGCCTGTGGCTCAGGCCCAGGTCCATACGCCTCGTGGCTTGGCTCTCAGCCCAGAGGGGAGCCTGTTCATCTCGGAATGGTCGGGTCAGCGCATCCGCAAGGTGAGTTCTTCGCTGCCTGGGTTTGGCTCCGAGGACCTGATCATTCCCTCTGAGGATGGAGGAGAGGTCTATGTCTTCAACTCCAGCGGGCGTCACTTGCGGACGTTGGACGCGCTGACGAAGTCGGTGCGCTTCGAGTTCGGCTACGACGAAGCTGGGCGGTTGATGACCGTGAAGGACGAGGATGGGTTGATCTCTCGGGTGGAGCGGGATGCTTCGGGAAAGCCCCTGACCATTGTGGCGCCTCATGGCCAGCGCACCACGTTGGGGCTGGATGGCAATGGCTATCTGTCTTCCGTCACGAATCCCGCCTCGGAGACAATCGAACTGGCTCATACTGCGGGTGGTCTCTTGACGTCGCTCAAGGATCCTCGAGGAGGCTTGCACACGTTCGAGTATGAGCCGGATGGGAGGCTGAAGAAGGACAACCAGCCCGGGGGCGGATTCAAGGCTCTGGCTCGGACCGAGACCGCCAACGGATACAACGTGGCAGTAAGCACTGCCATGGGCCGCACCACGACGTATGCGGTGCAGAACCTTTCCTCCGGTGAGCAGCAGCGCACCCTCACGGGGGCAGCGGGCCAGGTGTCCACGACGCTGCGAAACTCCAATGGCACCACTGCCGTCACTGCGGCGGATGGGACACTGGTGACCACAGTGGAGGGGCCGGATGCGCGCTTTGGGATGCAGGTTCCGCTGGTGAGCTCCCAGACGGTGAAGTTGCCCAGTGGGCTGACCCAAAACTTCAGCCACAGCCGCACGGTGACACTCACCAACCCACAAGACGTGCTGAGCCTGTCCACGCTTACGGACGTGCTGACGGTGAATGGGCTCACCACCACCCTCACGTACGAGGCCTCGACGCGCAAACTCACTCAGCAGAGCCCTATGAGGAAACAGGTCACGACCACCTATGACGACAAGGGCAAGGTGGTGAAGGTGGAGGTCCCAGGGATATTGCCGGTGACGTATGACTATGACACGGAAGGGCAGTTGAGGCTGCTCGCCCAGGGGACCCGCAGTTCCACATTTACCTATAAGCCCGAGGGATATTTGAACACGGTGACCGATGCACTCGGCCGCACTGCAAGCTTCTCCTATGATTTGGCAGGCCGGGTGCGAGGGCAGGCGCTGCCGGGCAACCGGCAGGTGAACTTCGACTACGACGCCAACGGTAATTTGAAGACCCTAGTGCCCTCAGGACAACCCGCACACTCGTTTACCTACACGCCGACGGATGCGGAGGAGGATTACACCCCTCCCAGCCTCACGGGCGTGCCCCGCGTACACACCCACTCGGAGTACAATGTGGACAGGCAGTGGAAGCAGTCTACGTATCCGGATGGGGCGGATGTGCAGGCCTTCTACGAGGATAATGCTACGTCCAAGAAAGGGCGCTTGCAGATCCTCACGGCTACTCCTCCGAGCAGCAGTCGATACAGTGCTCGCACACTGCAGGCCGTCTACTACCCCGTGAGTGGGTACCTTCAATCGCTGACAGACTCGCAAGGGGCCAGCCTCAACTATGTGTATGACGGGGCACTGCTTAAGCAGGTGACGTGGAGTACAGGGGTGAGCGGGAGTGTCTCCTATAACTATGACGCGTTCTTCCGCCCCTTCTCTCTTTCGATAAATGGCGCCAACCCGGTGGTGTACGCCTACGACGAGGATGGGCTGATGAAACAGGCTGGCAGCATGGTGCTTGTGCGCAGTCCTACGAATGGCGTGCTTACCGACACCACTCTGGGGCAAGTGTCCACTACGATTGTTCCCAATGCCTATGGGGAGATTGAAAGCCTTTCTACCTCGTGGGGTAGCGTATCCCTCTACTCAGTGCAACTACGCAGGGATGCCGTGGGGCGCATTGATCGTAAGTTCGAGACGGTGCAGGGCACGACTCATACCTACGTCTATACGTATGACGCAGCAGGAAGACTGGAGGATTTGCAAGAGGACGGTACCGTTATTTCCCACGCCACTTACGACAACGGGGGGGCGGGTAATGGCAACCGCACCGCACTTGTCGTAGGGGGTGTAACTCGAACCGCCTCCTACGATGCTCAGGACCGGTTGCTAACGTTTGGTAATGCGACCTACACCTATGGGCCCAGCGGAGATTTGCAGAGCAAGCAGGTGGGGACCCAATCCACCACTTATGTGTATGACTCCTTGGGCAACCTCCACTCAGCCACGCTTCCTAACGGAACACGGATTGCGTACGTAGTGGATGCGCAGAGCCGAAGAGTGGGCAAGATGGTGAATGGCGCTCTCACTCAAGGTTTTCTCTATGATGGGCAGTTGCGAGTGATTGCTGAGTTGAATAGCAGCAATCAAGTGGTGTCCCGTTTCGTGTATGCCACTCAAGGCCACTCACCCGATTATATGGTCAAGGGGGGAACCACTTACCGTATCATATCGGATCACCTAGGCAGCCCCCGCCTCGTGGTGGATATCGCCAATGGAAATGTGGCTCAGCGACTGGACTACGACGTTTGGGGCAACGTGCTTGCTGACTCCAACCCAGGCTTCCAACCCTTTGGTTTTGCAGGGGGGCTTTACGACAGGGACACGAAACTCACCCGCTTTGGGGCTAGAGACTACGATGCCGAGACAGGCAGGTGGACCACCAAGGATCCTATTCGCTTTGCAGGTGGTGACACCAATTTTTATGTATACGTGGCAAATCAGCCGCACATGCACGTAGATCCGTCTGGTCTTTTTGCCGTCCCGATTGGGGCTATCGTGGCTGCTGTGGGGATAGTCATCGCGAAGGATCTACATTATAATAGGAATCAGTATAATCGTGTCGTGTCTTATGAGTTCGCCTCGAAAAGCTGGATTCCAGTGCCTGCCGATAAAGCGGTCTATCATCAGCACGGGCTGGGGAACGAGAGAAACAAGAAATTTATCTCTCCCAATGGACACTGCGAGGTTGTCTTCAGGGATGGGCAGCTTGTAACGGATCCGGCTAATATAGGGACATATAATTTTGGATCCGATCAAGGGTCTGCTCTGCATTTACTACTTGATGTGGTCCCTTACTATTTCTGGGGAAATTCGCCGGACGACCCCACGCCTTTCCCGGATCGTGTGCTAGGGCCAAGAGGCGCCAAAGAGTTGAAGGACTGGGGGCGCTCATGGATTCCGGAAGAGTTGTGGAGATGA
- a CDS encoding Ig-like domain-containing protein, which produces MLGALSLSCSQETQTPPAANAAAARQGNSVTAIIAAPPAPVVVTPANGSRTSDPTPTYSGTTEQGNTVTVSVLVDGVSLGTSTAVTGGTWAFTSTTPLTDGIHEVRATAADAQGNTSPESTPNTFTVDTTPPAAPAIYLPANGSRINDTTPTYSGTAEPSSTVVIIVDGTVVGSTTVDGSGNWSFTSPGLLVDGSHVVQATATDEVGNTGSQSNANTFTVDTVGPVATDDTLTVLEDSGPTAIDVLANDSTSSGTLTVTAVTQPFNGTVTLSGGVVRFTPASNFFGITGFTYTVSDGSGGTSTASVTVTVTPVNDPPDAVNDTFSVAQNSGTTPLDVLANDTAAPDQGETISVSAVTQPANATVVLTGGMVNFTPASNFSGTTSFSYTLSDGSGGTDTALVTVRVGLAAVTDAVDDSFTVARNGGATVLDVLANDSSASGTITLTAATQPANGTVSLTGGVLRFTPATNFVGTTNFTYIISDGIGGTDTATVTVTVTAVATNAVDDAFTVAEDSGTAALDVLANDASATGTRTVTSATQPANGSVFVSGGTLFFTAAPDFFGTTNFTYTLSDGNGGIDTAAVTVTVTPVNDPPTARDDSFSVMEDSEATELNLLANDSSAPDLGETLTIVAVTQPTGGTVTLSGGVVRFTPAETFVGTTYFTYTVSDGTGGSATAAVWMTVTVNSVLHAGNDAFTVADDSGPTVLNVLANDSSASGTLIITSVTQPASGTVSLSGGVLRFTPAPNFLGNMSFLYTVSNGSGATDTARVTVTVRLECVD; this is translated from the coding sequence ATGCTGGGAGCGCTGAGTCTCTCTTGTAGCCAAGAGACCCAAACTCCTCCCGCGGCGAATGCCGCGGCGGCACGTCAGGGCAACAGCGTTACGGCCATCATCGCCGCTCCGCCTGCTCCTGTGGTGGTTACCCCCGCCAACGGCTCGCGAACGAGTGACCCGACGCCGACCTACTCGGGCACTACTGAGCAAGGCAATACGGTCACCGTCTCCGTCTTGGTGGACGGTGTGTCCCTGGGTACATCTACGGCAGTGACTGGAGGTACCTGGGCCTTCACCTCGACCACGCCACTGACGGATGGGATTCACGAGGTACGGGCCACGGCTGCCGACGCCCAAGGGAATACCAGCCCTGAGTCCACGCCCAATACCTTCACGGTGGACACCACCCCTCCAGCCGCCCCGGCCATCTACTTGCCGGCCAACGGCTCGCGAATCAACGACACGACGCCGACCTACTCAGGCACAGCTGAGCCCAGCAGCACCGTCGTCATCATCGTGGATGGGACCGTGGTGGGCAGCACGACGGTGGATGGCTCAGGCAACTGGAGCTTCACCTCCCCGGGGCTACTGGTGGATGGCTCTCACGTGGTGCAAGCCACTGCGACCGACGAAGTAGGCAACACCGGCTCGCAGTCGAACGCCAACACCTTCACGGTCGACACCGTCGGACCGGTGGCCACCGACGACACCTTGACCGTACTTGAGGACAGCGGTCCAACGGCGATCGACGTGCTGGCCAACGACAGCACGTCGTCGGGGACGCTCACCGTCACGGCCGTCACTCAACCCTTTAACGGCACGGTGACCCTCAGTGGCGGTGTCGTGCGCTTCACCCCCGCCTCTAACTTCTTTGGCATCACGGGCTTCACTTATACGGTCTCCGATGGAAGTGGAGGGACCAGTACCGCCTCGGTGACGGTGACGGTAACGCCCGTGAACGACCCACCGGACGCGGTGAACGATACGTTCTCGGTCGCCCAGAACAGCGGGACGACTCCGCTCGATGTTCTGGCCAATGACACCGCCGCTCCAGATCAGGGGGAGACAATCTCCGTCAGTGCCGTCACACAGCCGGCGAATGCGACGGTGGTCCTCACTGGGGGCATGGTGAACTTCACCCCAGCGTCTAACTTCTCCGGTACCACGAGCTTCTCCTACACCCTCTCGGATGGCTCAGGAGGGACCGACACGGCTCTGGTGACCGTGAGAGTGGGGCTGGCGGCAGTGACGGATGCGGTGGACGACAGCTTCACCGTGGCCCGGAATGGCGGAGCCACCGTGCTGGACGTACTGGCCAATGACAGCTCGGCATCGGGGACAATCACTCTGACTGCGGCGACCCAGCCCGCCAATGGCACGGTGAGCCTCACAGGAGGCGTGCTGCGCTTTACCCCCGCGACGAACTTTGTCGGCACCACGAACTTCACCTACATCATCTCGGACGGCATCGGAGGAACCGATACGGCCACGGTGACAGTGACGGTGACGGCGGTAGCGACGAATGCGGTGGACGACGCCTTCACGGTGGCCGAGGACAGCGGGACTGCTGCACTGGATGTGCTTGCCAATGATGCCTCTGCGACGGGGACGCGCACCGTCACTTCAGCGACTCAACCCGCGAACGGCTCGGTCTTCGTCAGTGGCGGCACGCTCTTCTTCACCGCTGCTCCAGACTTCTTCGGCACCACGAACTTCACCTACACCCTCTCCGACGGGAATGGAGGGATTGATACAGCTGCGGTCACCGTGACCGTGACGCCCGTGAACGACCCTCCGACAGCCCGAGACGACAGCTTCTCTGTCATGGAGGACAGCGAGGCCACGGAGTTGAACCTCTTGGCCAATGACTCATCGGCCCCGGATTTGGGGGAGACCTTGACCATCGTAGCGGTGACGCAGCCGACGGGCGGCACCGTGACGCTCTCTGGAGGCGTGGTGCGCTTCACCCCCGCGGAGACCTTCGTTGGCACCACGTATTTTACCTACACGGTCTCGGATGGGACGGGTGGATCCGCGACGGCCGCGGTGTGGATGACGGTGACGGTGAACAGCGTGCTCCATGCCGGAAATGACGCCTTCACGGTGGCGGATGACAGCGGGCCCACGGTGCTGAACGTGCTGGCCAATGACAGCTCGGCGTCGGGGACCCTCATCATCACCTCCGTGACTCAGCCGGCCAGCGGAACGGTCAGCCTCAGCGGAGGTGTGCTGCGCTTCACCCCCGCGCCAAACTTTCTCGGCAACATGAGCTTTCTCTACACCGTCTCCAATGGAAGTGGCGCTACGGACACGGCCAGGGTGACGGTGACGGTGCGGCTCGAGTGTGTTGACTGA